A region from the bacterium genome encodes:
- the pyrH gene encoding UMP kinase translates to MAAAVGRRVRGAKPRYRRILLKLSGEALLGRGQWGIDRDVVDGICSQVIAAKELGVEVALVIGGGNIMRGAIEARREGVDRASADYMGMLATVINALALQNALEHRGAFTRVMSAIEMHQVAESYIRRRAVRHLEKGRTVIFAAGTGNPYFTTDTAAALRAMEIGADVLVKATKVDGVYDADPVRNPKAKRFTALTYLEVLRRRLAVMDTTAISLCMDNSLPIVVFNLNKPGNLLRLLTGGRVGTLVHAG, encoded by the coding sequence GTGGCGGCGGCGGTCGGGCGGCGGGTGCGCGGCGCGAAGCCGCGCTACCGGCGGATCCTGCTCAAGCTCAGCGGCGAGGCCCTGCTCGGCCGCGGCCAGTGGGGGATCGACCGGGACGTCGTCGACGGGATCTGCAGCCAGGTCATCGCGGCGAAGGAGCTCGGCGTCGAGGTCGCCCTCGTCATCGGCGGCGGCAACATCATGCGCGGCGCGATCGAGGCGCGGCGCGAGGGCGTCGACCGGGCGAGCGCCGACTACATGGGGATGCTCGCCACCGTCATCAACGCCCTGGCGCTGCAGAACGCGCTCGAGCACCGCGGCGCCTTCACCCGCGTGATGAGCGCCATCGAGATGCACCAGGTCGCCGAGTCCTACATCCGCCGCCGCGCGGTGCGCCACCTGGAGAAGGGGCGCACCGTGATCTTCGCCGCCGGGACGGGGAACCCGTATTTCACGACCGACACCGCCGCGGCGCTGCGCGCGATGGAGATCGGCGCCGACGTGCTGGTGAAGGCGACGAAGGTCGACGGGGTGTACGACGCCGACCCGGTGCGCAACCCGAAGGCGAAGCGCTTCACCGCGCTGACGTACCTGGAGGTGCTGCGCCGGCGCCTGGCGGTCATGGACACGACGGCGATCTCGCTCTGCATGGACAACAGCCTGCCGATCGTGGTCTTCAACCTCAACAAGCCGGGGAACCTCCTGCGTCTGCTCACGGGCGGGCGGGTCGGGACCCTCGTGCACGCGGGCTAA
- a CDS encoding phosphatidate cytidylyltransferase, producing MKRLLSALVGIPLVLAVVFGAGAAAFGLVVLAVALLALHEYLALCGVETVIAVTVLGCAAPLLGALPFGYAPAVASIVLPVLALAALWRVEDPARRFRGVAEGAFGLGYIGYAMGCLWFLREELAGGPAWVFLVLVATWAGDSAAYYAGSRFGRRKFAPLLSPNKTWAGAVGGLAGAVAGGCAALPLFDGAVSLPAAAATGLAVGVAGQLGDLFESLWKRAKGVKDSGRLIPGHGGILDRIDSLLLGIPVGYHLARAITG from the coding sequence GTGAAGCGCCTGCTCTCGGCCCTCGTGGGCATCCCGCTGGTCCTGGCGGTGGTCTTCGGGGCCGGCGCGGCGGCGTTCGGGCTCGTCGTGCTGGCGGTCGCCCTGCTGGCCCTCCACGAGTACCTCGCGCTCTGCGGCGTCGAGACCGTGATCGCCGTGACGGTCCTCGGCTGCGCCGCCCCGCTGCTGGGGGCGCTGCCTTTCGGGTACGCGCCGGCCGTGGCCAGCATCGTGCTCCCCGTGCTCGCGCTCGCGGCGCTCTGGCGCGTCGAGGACCCGGCGCGGCGCTTCCGCGGGGTGGCCGAGGGCGCCTTCGGCCTCGGCTACATCGGCTACGCGATGGGCTGCCTCTGGTTCCTCCGCGAGGAGCTGGCCGGCGGTCCGGCCTGGGTCTTCCTCGTGCTCGTCGCGACCTGGGCCGGCGACAGCGCCGCCTACTACGCCGGCTCGCGGTTCGGCCGGCGGAAGTTCGCGCCGCTGCTGAGCCCGAACAAGACCTGGGCCGGCGCAGTCGGCGGCCTCGCCGGGGCCGTCGCGGGCGGCTGCGCCGCGCTGCCGCTCTTCGACGGGGCGGTGTCGCTGCCGGCGGCCGCGGCGACGGGCCTCGCCGTCGGGGTCGCCGGCCAACTCGGCGACCTCTTCGAGTCGCTCTGGAAGCGCGCGAAGGGCGTGAAGGACTCGGGCCGGCTCATCCCCGGCCACGGCGGAATCCTGGACCGGATCGACAGCCTGCTGCTGGGCATACCCGTGGGCTACCACCTCGCGCGGGCGATCACGGGCTAG
- a CDS encoding 1-deoxy-D-xylulose-5-phosphate reductoisomerase (catalyzes the NADP-dependent rearrangement and reduction of 1-deoxy-D-xylulose-5-phosphate (DXP) to 2-C-methyl-D-erythritol 4-phosphate), whose translation MRQVAILGSTGSIGLSALDVVRASGGRLAVAALAAGSNWRALAAQARELRPR comes from the coding sequence ATGCGACAGGTGGCTATCCTCGGCTCTACCGGCTCCATCGGCCTGAGCGCTCTGGACGTCGTGCGCGCCTCCGGCGGGCGGCTGGCGGTCGCGGCGCTCGCCGCCGGCTCGAACTGGCGGGCGCTGGCGGCGCAGGCGCGCGAGCTGCGGCCGCGG
- the uppS gene encoding polyprenyl diphosphate synthase, with amino-acid sequence MDEHHEPWPRHVAVIMDGNGRWARRRHLPRIEGHRAGVKSARAAMEVCRDLGVPVLTLYTFSLENWRRPQAEVDELMRLLHRYLAREAPRLAANRVRFRALGRLGMLPAKVRAKVEELTAATAGNDRLTLCLALSYGGRAEIVDAINAAAAARVAAGREPGPLAPADIAAHLYAPDVPPPDLIIRTSGEVRLSNFLLWESVGARLVFVPELWPDFNAKRLAALVSAERARHAAQVAR; translated from the coding sequence GTGGACGAGCACCACGAGCCCTGGCCGCGTCACGTGGCCGTCATCATGGATGGCAACGGCCGCTGGGCGCGGCGCCGCCACCTCCCCCGCATCGAGGGGCACCGCGCCGGGGTCAAGTCCGCCCGCGCCGCGATGGAGGTCTGCCGCGACCTGGGCGTCCCGGTGCTGACGCTCTACACCTTCTCGCTCGAAAACTGGCGGCGCCCCCAGGCGGAGGTGGACGAACTGATGCGCCTGCTGCACCGCTACCTCGCGCGCGAGGCGCCGCGGCTCGCCGCGAACCGCGTGCGCTTCCGCGCGCTCGGGCGCCTCGGGATGCTGCCGGCGAAAGTGCGCGCGAAGGTCGAGGAGCTGACGGCCGCCACGGCGGGCAACGACCGGCTCACCCTCTGTCTCGCGCTGAGCTACGGCGGGCGCGCCGAGATCGTCGACGCGATCAACGCGGCGGCCGCCGCGCGGGTGGCGGCGGGCCGGGAGCCGGGCCCGCTCGCGCCGGCGGACATCGCCGCGCATCTCTACGCGCCCGACGTGCCGCCGCCGGACCTGATCATCCGCACCAGCGGCGAGGTGCGCCTCTCGAACTTCCTGCTCTGGGAGTCGGTCGGCGCGCGGCTGGTCTTCGTCCCCGAGCTGTGGCCCGACTTCAACGCGAAGCGCCTCGCGGCGCTGGTCTCGGCCGAGCGGGCGCGCCACGCCGCGCAGGTGGCCCGGTGA
- the frr gene encoding ribosome recycling factor: protein MLKDIEKAAQEKMQHSMAVLKKEFGTIRTGRATPALLDGVSVEYYGTPTPVTQVASVSIPESRSIVIQPWDPSIMGEIEKAILRANLGLTPTNDGKVIRISIPALTEERRKDLVKVARKYAEEGRVSLRNVRRDVNEQIKKLEKDGKISEDEMRRAQERVQKLTDDFTAQVNQAIEKKEKEIMEI from the coding sequence ATGCTCAAGGACATCGAGAAGGCCGCGCAGGAGAAGATGCAGCACTCAATGGCGGTCCTGAAGAAGGAGTTCGGGACCATCCGGACCGGGCGCGCGACGCCGGCGCTGCTCGACGGGGTCAGCGTCGAGTACTACGGGACGCCGACGCCCGTGACCCAGGTGGCCTCGGTGTCCATCCCCGAGAGCCGCTCGATCGTGATCCAGCCCTGGGACCCCTCGATCATGGGCGAGATCGAGAAGGCGATCCTGCGCGCGAACCTCGGTCTGACGCCGACCAACGACGGCAAGGTCATCCGCATCTCGATCCCGGCGCTCACCGAGGAGCGGCGCAAGGACCTGGTCAAGGTTGCGCGCAAGTACGCCGAGGAGGGCCGCGTCTCGCTGCGCAACGTGCGCCGCGACGTGAACGAGCAGATCAAGAAGCTCGAGAAGGACGGCAAGATCTCCGAGGACGAGATGCGCCGGGCGCAGGAGCGCGTCCAGAAGCTGACCGACGACTTCACCGCGCAGGTCAACCAGGCCATCGAGAAGAAGGAAAAGGAGATCATGGAGATCTGA
- the tsf gene encoding translation elongation factor Ts, producing MADVSANLVKELREKTGVGMMECKKALAECGGDMEKATEHLRKKGMASAAKKSHRTTGEGLIEAYIHPGNKVGVLIEVNCETDFVARTDAFRALVHDLAMQVAAAMPLAVSPDELDQNLVAKEREILAEQAKASGKPEKIVEKMVEGRIQKFYEEVCLLEQPFVKDQDRRVKDIVTEAIAKIGENIRVRRFTRYQLGR from the coding sequence GTGGCGGACGTCAGCGCGAACCTGGTGAAGGAGCTCCGGGAGAAGACCGGGGTCGGCATGATGGAGTGCAAGAAGGCCCTTGCCGAGTGCGGCGGGGACATGGAGAAGGCCACCGAGCACCTGCGCAAGAAGGGCATGGCGTCGGCGGCCAAGAAGTCGCACCGCACGACCGGCGAGGGGCTGATCGAGGCCTACATCCACCCGGGCAACAAGGTCGGCGTGCTCATCGAGGTCAACTGCGAGACGGACTTCGTGGCGCGCACCGACGCCTTCCGCGCGCTCGTGCACGACCTGGCGATGCAGGTCGCCGCGGCGATGCCGCTGGCGGTGTCCCCGGACGAGCTGGACCAGAACCTGGTGGCCAAGGAGCGCGAGATCCTCGCCGAGCAGGCCAAGGCCAGCGGCAAGCCCGAGAAGATCGTCGAGAAGATGGTCGAGGGCCGGATCCAGAAGTTCTACGAGGAGGTCTGCCTCCTCGAGCAGCCCTTCGTCAAGGACCAGGACCGCAGGGTCAAGGACATCGTGACCGAGGCGATCGCGAAGATCGGCGAGAACATCCGGGTCCGGCGCTTCACGCGCTACCAGCTCGGGAGGTAG